A DNA window from Paenibacillus sp. HWE-109 contains the following coding sequences:
- a CDS encoding NAD(P)/FAD-dependent oxidoreductase, with product MKPAKVVILGAGYGGVVTAIRLQKLIRSGEMTVTLVNKHDYHYMTTHLHMPAAGTDHHENARVAIRDLIDERKIHFVKSTVQQILPADKKVVLTDDTLSYDYLVVGLGSETETFGIPGLREHAMSIHSINSVRFIRQHTQYMFAKYKMNPQHKEYLTFVIGGAGFTGTEFVGELADRIPVLCRTYDVDPALVQIINVEASPTALPPGLPNDLVEYGMEVMRRKGVQYKLSTAIQACEADGVRLGDGQFIRAGTIIWSGGVRGNALLQQAGFDVQRGRVKVDDYLRSWQYPDVFITGDCSIVMSPEGTPYPANAQIAVQQGYNTARNLLYTLRGKPLRPFAYDYKGTVASLGRGEAVGTLKVKKVKGKFAALIKKMIDARYLFLIGGIPLIWKKMIFKQKMSTRNSHVRS from the coding sequence ATGAAACCAGCGAAAGTAGTGATTCTGGGTGCAGGGTATGGCGGTGTTGTTACAGCGATCAGGCTGCAGAAGCTGATCAGATCGGGAGAAATGACGGTTACTTTGGTAAACAAGCATGATTATCATTATATGACGACGCATCTGCATATGCCCGCAGCGGGTACCGATCATCATGAGAATGCCCGCGTCGCGATCAGGGATCTTATCGATGAACGCAAAATTCATTTCGTGAAATCCACCGTTCAGCAAATCCTGCCAGCGGACAAAAAGGTTGTTTTAACGGATGATACGCTGAGCTATGACTACCTTGTCGTAGGTTTGGGCAGTGAGACGGAGACGTTCGGCATTCCGGGGTTGCGGGAGCATGCGATGTCGATTCATAGCATTAATAGTGTGCGGTTCATCCGCCAGCATACCCAATATATGTTTGCCAAGTATAAAATGAATCCCCAGCACAAAGAGTATCTGACATTCGTCATTGGGGGTGCGGGCTTTACGGGAACGGAGTTCGTCGGGGAATTGGCCGATCGCATCCCGGTTCTATGCAGGACTTATGATGTAGATCCGGCTCTCGTGCAAATCATTAATGTGGAAGCCTCGCCAACAGCCCTACCGCCAGGATTGCCGAATGATTTGGTGGAATACGGCATGGAAGTGATGCGCCGCAAAGGCGTTCAGTATAAGTTGTCGACTGCCATTCAAGCCTGCGAAGCGGACGGCGTCCGGCTCGGAGATGGACAGTTCATTCGAGCAGGCACGATCATTTGGTCGGGGGGTGTTCGCGGGAACGCCTTGCTGCAGCAAGCTGGATTCGATGTGCAGCGGGGGCGGGTGAAAGTGGATGATTACCTGCGCTCGTGGCAATACCCTGATGTGTTTATTACAGGAGATTGCTCCATTGTTATGAGTCCGGAAGGGACACCATACCCCGCGAACGCCCAAATCGCCGTCCAGCAAGGCTATAACACAGCCCGAAATTTACTTTATACCTTGCGTGGGAAACCGCTGAGACCTTTTGCCTATGACTACAAAGGGACTGTGGCTTCATTGGGACGCGGAGAAGCTGTTGGCACTTTGAAAGTGAAAAAAGTAAAGGGGAAATTCGCTGCTTTGATCAAAAAAATGATCGATGCGCGCTATTTATTCCTCATAGGCGGTATTCCACTTATATGGAAAAAGATGATTTTTAAACAAAAAATGTCAACTCGCAATTCTCATGTCAGAAGTTAG
- a CDS encoding EcsC family protein codes for MESEYTLYEQQTARQLKRWEIRQHKLPNLVERASKSMQTGINNLIPDKVHATITATVKGIIQTTLFGINYIPAQGPLQGLSLADRDAKAEELLALYKKIAAAEGAGTGAGGILLGLADFPILIGIKLKFLFELAHVYGYSTKDYRERLFILYVFQLAFSSHEKKPELLLTIKNWRSVADTFPPAEAYMDQVDWKQLQQEYRDTIDFRKMLQLVPGIGAVVGAWANYGLLEELGVAGMNCFRLRWLQDIAKPKKL; via the coding sequence GTGGAGTCCGAATACACCCTGTACGAACAGCAAACGGCCAGACAGCTCAAACGTTGGGAAATCCGGCAGCATAAGCTCCCAAATCTCGTGGAACGAGCGTCCAAATCGATGCAGACAGGCATCAATAATTTGATCCCTGACAAGGTTCATGCGACGATTACCGCAACGGTAAAAGGCATTATTCAGACAACTCTGTTCGGCATCAATTACATCCCTGCGCAGGGGCCGCTGCAAGGGCTCTCTTTGGCAGATCGCGATGCGAAAGCAGAGGAATTGCTGGCGCTCTATAAGAAGATCGCCGCTGCCGAGGGAGCAGGGACAGGAGCGGGAGGGATTCTGCTTGGGCTTGCGGATTTCCCTATTTTAATTGGCATCAAGTTGAAATTTCTGTTTGAGCTGGCGCATGTCTATGGCTATTCGACGAAGGACTACAGAGAGCGTCTATTCATTCTCTATGTGTTTCAATTGGCTTTTTCCAGCCATGAGAAGAAACCCGAGCTTCTGCTTACCATCAAAAATTGGCGCAGCGTGGCTGACACTTTTCCGCCGGCTGAGGCCTATATGGATCAAGTGGATTGGAAGCAGTTGCAGCAGGAATACCGCGATACGATTGATTTTCGCAAAATGCTTCAGTTGGTTCCCGGTATAGGGGCTGTCGTCGGGGCTTGGGCCAATTATGGCTTGCTGGAAGAGCTTGGGGTGGCGGGGATGAATTGTTTTCGGCTGCGTTGGCTGCAAGATATAGCGAAACCTAAGAAGCTGTGA
- a CDS encoding YqkE family protein has product MAKKKWSSTTADTSVQDKPATLKDLLRPEILEGLKAQADAMKAEEQARKDALRAEAEAARKAEEKRLENDFGHLLEKSGLDWRKHK; this is encoded by the coding sequence ATGGCTAAGAAGAAATGGTCGTCCACAACCGCTGATACCAGTGTGCAAGATAAACCGGCAACGCTCAAGGATTTGCTTCGCCCAGAAATTCTGGAGGGGCTGAAGGCTCAGGCTGACGCAATGAAAGCGGAGGAACAGGCGCGCAAGGATGCGCTCCGAGCTGAGGCAGAAGCTGCACGCAAAGCGGAGGAGAAACGGCTGGAGAACGATTTTGGACATCTGCTCGAGAAGAGCGGACTTGACTGGAGAAAGCACAAATGA
- a CDS encoding APC family permease gives MTSDSLKKIVFGKPLKSAELESEKMQVWKALPILSSDALSSVAYGTEQILLELATVGIAAFAFSLPIAISIIALITLLVLSYRQVIEAYPMGGGAYMVAKENLGMVWGRLTGVSLLIDYTLTVAVSISAGVTAITSAFPITVPYIVPIALILVWLMVWLNLRGTSESGTVFAIPTYFFILCILLLIGKGIFDMLSGSMNMHPIQFAPSSMTSSLTLFVILKAFSSGCSAVTGIEAISDAVPHFRTPSVKNAKRTLASLGTLLAIVFGGVTLLSLGYGIAPDPHGHTSVLSMVTEQAFGRGTLYYATQIGTMLILVLAANTSFNGFPILASIMAQDKNFPRMFSYRGDRLSFHYGIVTLGVLASILLIIFKGKTDALIPLYAIGVFLSFTLAQSGLVRKWLKERVKGWIGKSLINGLGGIVSFAVLLIFCFTKFSEGAWIVIIVTPILLWLITKVSHHYDDVAKQLRIDIEHERVCTKEPVIIVPVAGIHRVVAQSLNYAKSLSPNVIAFYVSFSDEDEEAMQEKWDKWDPGVRLVVFKSRYRTILKPLAEFIERIDTHVSEKQSIMVILPQFMPKKWWHRLLHNQSAARIRSKLQADKDIVVATVPYHLHE, from the coding sequence ATGACAAGCGATTCATTGAAAAAAATTGTATTCGGCAAGCCGCTCAAATCGGCAGAACTCGAATCTGAAAAAATGCAGGTTTGGAAAGCATTACCCATTCTCTCTTCAGATGCGCTATCTTCGGTGGCTTATGGTACAGAGCAAATTCTATTAGAGCTTGCAACAGTGGGCATTGCTGCTTTTGCATTCTCATTGCCGATTGCGATTTCCATTATCGCTTTGATTACGCTGCTTGTGCTCAGCTATCGTCAAGTGATTGAGGCTTATCCTATGGGCGGTGGCGCCTACATGGTAGCCAAAGAAAATTTAGGCATGGTTTGGGGGAGACTCACAGGAGTTTCGCTGCTTATCGATTATACATTAACCGTTGCGGTATCGATCTCGGCCGGTGTGACGGCCATCACGTCGGCATTTCCAATCACGGTGCCATATATTGTTCCCATTGCTTTGATCTTGGTTTGGCTGATGGTTTGGCTTAATTTGCGAGGCACATCCGAGTCTGGAACTGTGTTCGCGATTCCGACGTACTTTTTTATTCTTTGTATTTTACTGCTGATTGGCAAAGGGATTTTCGACATGCTGAGCGGTTCGATGAACATGCATCCGATTCAGTTCGCGCCAAGCTCCATGACAAGTTCATTGACGCTATTCGTCATCCTGAAAGCATTCTCTTCCGGCTGTTCAGCCGTAACTGGCATCGAGGCTATCTCCGACGCTGTCCCGCATTTCCGCACACCATCCGTGAAAAATGCCAAGCGCACATTAGCTTCGCTAGGCACGCTGTTGGCTATCGTATTCGGCGGTGTGACGCTGCTCAGCTTGGGATACGGCATCGCGCCTGATCCGCATGGTCACACATCCGTCTTATCGATGGTTACGGAGCAAGCTTTTGGCCGTGGAACGCTATACTATGCCACGCAGATCGGCACCATGCTGATCTTGGTGTTGGCTGCCAATACCAGCTTCAACGGATTCCCTATTTTGGCTTCCATCATGGCTCAAGATAAAAACTTCCCGCGTATGTTCTCATACCGAGGAGACCGGTTGTCTTTTCACTACGGGATTGTCACGCTAGGTGTCCTGGCCAGTATTCTTTTGATCATTTTCAAAGGTAAAACAGATGCACTTATTCCTTTATACGCAATTGGCGTTTTCTTATCCTTTACACTGGCGCAAAGCGGTCTGGTCCGCAAATGGTTGAAAGAACGCGTGAAAGGCTGGATCGGCAAGTCGCTTATTAATGGTTTAGGAGGCATTGTCTCCTTTGCCGTGTTGCTGATCTTTTGTTTCACCAAATTCAGCGAGGGTGCTTGGATCGTCATTATCGTGACGCCAATCCTGCTCTGGCTCATTACGAAGGTGAGTCATCACTATGATGACGTTGCCAAACAACTGCGCATTGATATCGAGCATGAGCGTGTGTGCACGAAGGAGCCTGTTATTATTGTCCCCGTAGCGGGGATTCACCGCGTTGTTGCGCAATCCTTGAACTATGCCAAATCGTTATCGCCCAACGTCATTGCTTTCTACGTATCATTCTCCGATGAGGATGAAGAAGCGATGCAGGAGAAGTGGGACAAATGGGACCCTGGCGTAAGGCTTGTTGTGTTCAAATCACGTTACCGGACGATTCTGAAGCCGCTGGCTGAATTTATCGAACGGATCGATACGCATGTTTCGGAAAAACAATCGATTATGGTCATTCTGCCGCAATTTATGCCGAAAAAATGGTGGCACCGACTGCTCCACAATCAGTCCGCGGCGCGTATTCGTTCCAAACTTCAAGCGGACAAAGATATCGTTGTCGCCACTGTCCCCTATCATTTGCACGAGTAG
- a CDS encoding polysaccharide deacetylase family protein, with amino-acid sequence MRERSLCFLFFLFAMMALSSCQSSRSQSAAESAEASLPLSATSSMPSPVVSGREAAAAPDRVSESAPTSALSSETPRGEPTVAPGLAPGPAPTPESRPPATVTHTSLSASDISDLVDRYSQIAPHKWGERVAGVRTHMVTKEQVIALTFDACGGKEGSGYDRKLIEYLIKEKIPATLFINARWIAANPEVFAELAANPLFEIENHGTEHRPLSVNGRLAYGIAGTKSVSEVIHEVTDNADQIEKLTGRRPLFFRSGTAYYDDVAASIVHDLGAQLAGYNLLGDAGATYNTEQVYRALLQAKSGSIVLAHMNHPEKDTAEGVIKAIPELQKAGFHFVQLATYLLE; translated from the coding sequence ATGAGAGAGCGCAGCTTGTGCTTTCTCTTTTTTCTATTCGCGATGATGGCGCTGTCAAGCTGTCAGTCAAGCCGTTCGCAGAGCGCTGCGGAGTCGGCTGAAGCAAGTTTGCCGCTTTCGGCGACGAGTTCAATGCCGAGCCCGGTGGTGTCTGGCAGGGAAGCAGCGGCCGCGCCCGACCGCGTCTCCGAGTCAGCGCCCACTTCAGCGCTGAGCTCGGAGACGCCTAGAGGGGAGCCAACAGTCGCGCCCGGCCTTGCACCGGGGCCAGCGCCCACTCCCGAGTCCCGCCCGCCCGCAACCGTAACACATACCTCCCTGTCTGCATCGGATATCTCTGACTTGGTTGACCGTTACAGCCAAATCGCTCCCCATAAGTGGGGGGAACGAGTCGCAGGCGTACGGACGCATATGGTCACGAAGGAACAAGTGATAGCGCTGACGTTTGACGCTTGCGGAGGGAAAGAGGGCAGTGGATACGACCGGAAGCTGATCGAATATTTGATCAAGGAGAAGATCCCCGCGACCTTGTTCATCAACGCGCGGTGGATCGCGGCGAATCCGGAGGTCTTTGCTGAGTTAGCGGCGAATCCGCTTTTTGAAATCGAGAATCACGGCACAGAGCATCGTCCCTTGTCTGTCAACGGCAGGTTGGCGTATGGCATTGCTGGAACCAAAAGCGTAAGCGAAGTCATCCATGAGGTAACGGACAATGCCGATCAGATTGAGAAGCTGACGGGGCGGCGGCCGCTGTTTTTCCGCTCAGGCACGGCCTATTATGATGACGTTGCTGCCAGCATTGTCCATGACTTGGGCGCCCAGTTGGCAGGCTATAATCTACTTGGCGATGCCGGGGCGACGTATAACACGGAGCAAGTCTACCGTGCGCTGCTCCAAGCCAAAAGCGGTTCTATCGTGCTTGCGCATATGAATCACCCAGAGAAAGATACGGCGGAAGGCGTCATCAAAGCCATCCCTGAATTGCAGAAAGCTGGGTTTCACTTCGTTCAGCTTGCTACCTATTTGTTGGAGTAG